The DNA sequence TGGAAAGAATTGTTGTTGGCGTCAAAGTTGGGTAAAACTATCAATTTGTCAATGTAAATCTACGTTAGTGGTGTTTTTCGGCCTTGGCCCACTTGTTTGGATTGATGACCGGTAACGGGTAGGAATCGCCCAGTCCAACGTGGTACTGCGACTGCTCCACGGGCGACAGATTGGAAACCAGATGCAGCTTGTTAGCGGGCACATCGGCCAGCTCAGGAAGCCAGTGTTTCACGTAGGTACCCTGTTCATCGTAGCGAGTAGCCTGGTTGTAAATGTTGAAGTAGCGGTTTTCGCGCGGATCATTGCCTACTCCGGCTACGTAGTTCCAGTTGCCCCAGTTGCTGCACGGATCGTAATCGACCAGCATGGACTCGAAGTAAGCCGCCCCCCATGTCCAGTCGATACCAAGATCTTTAACCAGAAAGCTCCCCACATTTTGCCGGCCCCGGTTAGACATGAACCCGGTCTGGTTCAACTCCCGCATGTTCGCGTCGATGAACGGAATACCCGTCGTGCCATCGGTCCAGCGTTTGAACAGCTCCACGTCATGGCTCCATTTCACGCCCAGTTCATGTTTAATGCCACTTGGCTTGAAGATTCGGGTACCGTAGCGGAGGGCTACAAACCGGAAAAAGTCGCGCCATAGTAGCTCAAAAACCAGCCAGTACGTCGAGTCGTTTTTGACCTGTTCGGTCTCATAACGCTTCACCTCACTGTAGACCTGCCGGGGCGATAGACATCCCAGCGCCAGCCAGGCCGAGAACTTACTCGAGTAATCTTCGCCCAGCATCCCGTTACGGGTCTCCTTGTAGGTTTTAATGAGTCCTTTTTCCCAGATGTACCGATTCAGCCGCGCAAGGGCTTCTGTTTCGCCCCCGTGAAAGGCAACGGCCGCCCGATGATCGGCTACGATGTCATCAGTAAAGCCCAGGCTTTGTAAGGTAGGCATCTCCCCTGCCGGCACACCGGACACCAGTTCGATCCGCGTTGGCGTCGGGATCAACGCCCGGACCTTCGCCGATTTCTCGATCTGGGTTCTGAACTGGGTAAAGACCGTTGGGAGCCGGGCCAGATCGAAGGGCAAGTCCCGCACGTGGTAGAGCGTCGATTGCCAGACCAGTTCCAGATCGATGTTGAGCGGCTTCAGCCGCTTGCTCAGGTCCGATTCCGTATCGGTTTCTTCCTGGGTCACCTCTTTACTGGCATAAATTGCTTCAGCCTGGATGTCCTCGGCCAGTTCGGCCAGTACGAGCGCCGGGTTGCCAACCCGAATGATCAGATCAGCTCCTTTCTGTTGCAATGACCGTCGGAGATCGGTTACGGC is a window from the Spirosoma rigui genome containing:
- a CDS encoding DASH family cryptochrome, whose amino-acid sequence is MPQRILYWFRNDLRLHDNDAFFQAMANDAAVLPVFVFDPRWFAELNSIGFPKTGPFRARFLLEAVTDLRRSLQQKGADLIIRVGNPALVLAELAEDIQAEAIYASKEVTQEETDTESDLSKRLKPLNIDLELVWQSTLYHVRDLPFDLARLPTVFTQFRTQIEKSAKVRALIPTPTRIELVSGVPAGEMPTLQSLGFTDDIVADHRAAVAFHGGETEALARLNRYIWEKGLIKTYKETRNGMLGEDYSSKFSAWLALGCLSPRQVYSEVKRYETEQVKNDSTYWLVFELLWRDFFRFVALRYGTRIFKPSGIKHELGVKWSHDVELFKRWTDGTTGIPFIDANMRELNQTGFMSNRGRQNVGSFLVKDLGIDWTWGAAYFESMLVDYDPCSNWGNWNYVAGVGNDPRENRYFNIYNQATRYDEQGTYVKHWLPELADVPANKLHLVSNLSPVEQSQYHVGLGDSYPLPVINPNKWAKAEKHH